The Vibrio tarriae genome includes a window with the following:
- the prmA gene encoding 50S ribosomal protein L11 methyltransferase gives MPWIQIKLNATNDNAEAIGDMLMEETGAVSVTFLDAKDTPVFEPLPGETRLWGDTDVVALYEADMDTSLILQQIKASNMLAEGFAHKVEQVEDKDWEREWMDNFHPMQFGRRLWICPSWREVPDPQAVNVMLDPGLAFGTGTHPTTALCLEWLDNLDLSGKTVIDFGCGSGILAIAAIKLGAAKVIGIDIDPQALLASKDNAARNGVEDQIEVYLPKDQPEGLVADVVVANILAGPLRELSPIIKGLLKPGGQLAMSGILDTQAESVAEFYRDDLELDPIAEKSEWCRISGRKLG, from the coding sequence ATGCCTTGGATTCAAATTAAACTCAATGCGACCAACGACAATGCAGAAGCAATTGGCGATATGCTGATGGAAGAAACTGGCGCTGTGTCAGTCACTTTCCTCGATGCCAAAGATACCCCTGTATTTGAACCTCTACCGGGCGAAACCCGCCTATGGGGCGATACCGATGTGGTCGCACTGTACGAAGCGGATATGGATACCTCGCTGATCCTTCAGCAAATCAAAGCCAGCAACATGCTCGCGGAAGGTTTTGCGCACAAAGTGGAGCAAGTGGAAGACAAGGACTGGGAACGCGAATGGATGGATAACTTCCACCCAATGCAATTTGGCCGTCGCCTCTGGATCTGCCCAAGCTGGCGTGAAGTGCCAGACCCACAAGCGGTGAACGTGATGCTCGACCCAGGCTTAGCTTTTGGTACTGGTACTCACCCTACGACCGCACTGTGCCTAGAGTGGCTGGATAACCTCGACCTAAGCGGCAAAACCGTGATCGATTTTGGTTGTGGCTCGGGTATTCTGGCGATTGCCGCCATCAAACTTGGTGCCGCGAAAGTGATCGGGATTGATATCGATCCACAAGCACTACTGGCGTCCAAAGACAACGCTGCGCGTAACGGCGTGGAAGATCAAATCGAAGTTTACCTGCCAAAAGATCAACCCGAAGGTTTGGTGGCCGATGTGGTGGTCGCGAACATTCTGGCCGGCCCACTGCGTGAGCTTTCTCCGATCATCAAAGGACTCCTGAAGCCCGGCGGCCAACTGGCCATGTCTGGCATTCTGGATACGCAAGCCGAAAGCGTGGCGGAATTTTACCGTGACGATCTGGAGCTTGACCCCATCGCAGAAAAGAGCGAATGGTGTCGCATTTCTGGCCGCAAGCTAGGCTAG
- the dusB gene encoding tRNA dihydrouridine synthase DusB, with the protein MKIGNYQLKNNLIVAPMAGVTDRPFRELCLRYGAGMAVSEMMSCNPALWKTAKSQNRMVHEGESGIRSVQIAGSDPQLMAEAAQFSVENGAQIIDINMGCPAKKVNKKLAGSALLRYPDVIEDILKAVVNAVNVPVTLKTRTGWDTDNKNCLSIAQLAEDCGIQALALHGRTRACMYKGEAEYDSIKAVKAAVSIPVIANGDIDSPEKARYVLEYTGADALMIGRPAQGRPWIFQEIQHFLEHGTTMPELPISEVKDIMLGHVTALHQFYGEYLGPRIARKHVSWYLQEHEQASAFRRTFNAIETADQQLDALEGYFDNVAS; encoded by the coding sequence TTGAAAATCGGAAACTATCAACTTAAGAACAATCTGATCGTCGCCCCAATGGCGGGTGTCACCGACAGACCCTTTCGAGAGTTGTGTTTACGCTACGGGGCAGGAATGGCGGTCAGTGAAATGATGTCGTGCAATCCTGCGTTGTGGAAAACGGCCAAATCGCAAAACCGCATGGTACATGAAGGCGAATCGGGCATTCGCTCAGTACAAATTGCGGGCAGCGATCCACAGCTGATGGCCGAAGCCGCGCAGTTCAGCGTTGAAAACGGTGCGCAAATCATCGATATCAACATGGGCTGCCCAGCCAAAAAAGTAAATAAAAAGCTCGCGGGCTCTGCACTGCTGCGCTATCCGGATGTGATTGAAGACATCTTGAAAGCGGTAGTGAATGCAGTGAATGTGCCAGTCACACTCAAAACCCGAACGGGTTGGGATACAGACAATAAAAACTGTCTCTCGATTGCTCAATTAGCCGAAGACTGCGGCATACAAGCACTGGCTCTCCATGGACGAACTCGTGCCTGCATGTACAAAGGTGAGGCGGAATACGACAGCATTAAAGCGGTCAAAGCGGCTGTGAGCATTCCGGTTATCGCTAACGGTGATATCGATAGCCCGGAGAAAGCACGCTACGTACTGGAGTACACCGGTGCAGACGCTTTAATGATTGGCCGTCCTGCCCAAGGACGACCATGGATTTTTCAGGAAATCCAACACTTTTTGGAACACGGCACCACAATGCCAGAACTTCCGATTTCGGAAGTGAAAGACATCATGCTTGGTCATGTAACCGCACTCCATCAGTTTTATGGAGAGTACTTAGGCCCACGGATTGCGCGCAAACACGTGAGTTGGTACCTGCAAGAGCATGAACAAGCGAGTGCGTTTCGCCGTACCTTCAACGCCATTGAGACTGCTGACCAGCAACTCGATGCGCTCGAAGGGTATTTTGATAACGTTGCATCATAA
- the fis gene encoding DNA-binding transcriptional regulator Fis yields the protein MFEQNLTSEALTVTTVTSQDQITQKPLRDSVKASLKNYLAQLNGQEVTELYELVLAEVEQPLLDTIMQYTRGNQTRAATMMGINRGTLRKKLKKYGMN from the coding sequence ATGTTCGAACAAAATCTGACTTCAGAAGCTTTAACCGTTACTACCGTAACTTCACAAGACCAAATCACGCAAAAGCCACTGCGTGACTCTGTTAAAGCGTCTCTTAAAAATTACTTGGCTCAACTGAACGGCCAAGAAGTGACTGAACTGTATGAATTAGTTCTAGCTGAAGTTGAACAACCACTTCTGGACACCATCATGCAATACACTCGCGGTAACCAAACTCGCGCAGCAACCATGATGGGTATCAACCGCGGCACTCTTCGTAAGAAACTGAAAAAATACGGCATGAACTAA